One Pseudomonadota bacterium genomic window carries:
- a CDS encoding MFS transporter — protein sequence MLWSGQLLTQLGGNILIVTIVFWLKLETQSAALAGAMMMAVTLPAVLLAPVGGALADLLPKKHILIFFDSINGLMLLICSAVLMSSADSMTVIAVMFAVAILYGATTAFFGPALMSFIPELVR from the coding sequence CTGCTTTGGAGCGGTCAGCTGCTAACGCAACTCGGCGGTAACATCCTCATCGTGACGATCGTGTTCTGGCTCAAGCTCGAGACTCAATCCGCGGCCTTGGCCGGTGCGATGATGATGGCGGTGACCCTGCCGGCCGTCCTACTGGCGCCCGTAGGCGGGGCCTTGGCCGACCTCCTGCCCAAGAAGCACATTCTCATCTTCTTCGATAGCATCAATGGCCTGATGCTGCTGATTTGTTCCGCCGTACTCATGTCGTCGGCGGACTCGATGACGGTCATCGCGGTGATGTTCGCGGTGGCGATCCTATACGGGGCGACGACCGCCTTCTTCGGTCCAGCCCTCATGTCTTTTATCCCAGAGCTGGTGCGCTAG